The sequence CCTCCTCTAGAACCACCGCCTTTTCCACCGGCGCAACCTCCCAACAAGGGGACCGGCCCCCCCGAATTCGTATTGCCTGCACCGCCCCCTGCTGCGTTGGAGTAGCCCCTACCTCCCGGAGCGCCTGCCGTTCCCCCGCCCCCCCCTCCACCTCCACCGCCCTCGCTCCCCGCAGCTCCCGCTCCTCCCTGCCGGTCTCCACAGGACTGATTGCCTCCAGGCCCCGTAACCGTGTCCGTTCCCGAGCGATGTCCATTGGCGAGGATGTTGTGGGTCAGCGCCGCATCGCCATACACAGCCAGGATGACTGGGCGATTGCCCACGAGCGTTAGCGTTCCTGCCATGCTCACGCTTCGCACGGGCAGCAACACCGCATCAGGAGCCCCGTTGCCTTGAACGATGGTGGTTCCCTGGGGAGCAGCCTCCACACACTCCGGAGGGTTCCAAGGCGCCGTCCCCCCTGGTGTCGAATCGAAGGTGACATTGCACTTGATGTCCAAGGTGCCGAGATTGGCGCCGTCAATCGAATCCGGATCGAAGTTGCTCGGCTTATAGGGGAAGGAGCTGCACGCTCCATCTGGAGCGCGGCACACACCGTCTGGGCGGCCTTCTCGCGGACAGGCCTTGTTCACCTGTAATGGATCAGGCTCGTCCGTGCACGAGTTGAGCGCCCCACAGCCGCTCTTGACCCGGTGGCAGACGCTGGTGGGTTTACAGGGCGTGTCTTGTCCACCACACACTCCGGACGCACCGCACTGGTCCTCCACCGTGCAGCCATTCCCATCGTCACACAGCGCGTTCAGGCACTTGGTGTCCTGACAGCTTTTGCGTCCGTCACAGTCGAAGTCCACATCGGTGAGGCACTTCTCCAGAGCCCCGGGATGCACATCGTCCCGCTTGTCATCGCAGTCCGTGTGGCTGGCACCGTCCAAAAAGAAGAAAGTGTCCTTGTCATCGTCCCGTGCCTTGAGCACTGCCTCGAAGGAGGCAACGCCTTCTTGAGGAACCTTCACGGCGTTGTCCGAGGAATGCACCTCGACTGGATCTCCGATGCATCCGTTCTCCGAGGCGTCCGAGTAGGAGGACACCTCCAGCGACAGCTCCTGTCCCCAGTCTGGCTTGCGGAACACCGCGACGCGGACTTCCTTGGCGTCCCGGCCCTGGAACTTCGTCCGGAGGATGTCCGTCTGGGCCTCATGGCCCTGAGCATCCCGGGCCAGGACGCGGATACACGCGGGAACATACGTGCCGTACTTGACCAGGACCTGGATGGCTCCCCTTTCAGGGGCCTTCTCACGGCAGGCCGCGAGACTCAGAAGCAGTCCCAACAAAGAGGCTCGATACATGGGCTCAGTCTAGCCTACCTTGACGTCTCCCCAC is a genomic window of Stigmatella erecta containing:
- a CDS encoding putative metal-binding motif-containing protein — its product is MYRASLLGLLLSLAACREKAPERGAIQVLVKYGTYVPACIRVLARDAQGHEAQTDILRTKFQGRDAKEVRVAVFRKPDWGQELSLEVSSYSDASENGCIGDPVEVHSSDNAVKVPQEGVASFEAVLKARDDDKDTFFFLDGASHTDCDDKRDDVHPGALEKCLTDVDFDCDGRKSCQDTKCLNALCDDGNGCTVEDQCGASGVCGGQDTPCKPTSVCHRVKSGCGALNSCTDEPDPLQVNKACPREGRPDGVCRAPDGACSSFPYKPSNFDPDSIDGANLGTLDIKCNVTFDSTPGGTAPWNPPECVEAAPQGTTIVQGNGAPDAVLLPVRSVSMAGTLTLVGNRPVILAVYGDAALTHNILANGHRSGTDTVTGPGGNQSCGDRQGGAGAAGSEGGGGGGGGGGTAGAPGGRGYSNAAGGGAGNTNSGGPVPLLGGCAGGKGGGSRGGQGGAGGGAIQISVAKTLSVGAWVTSSGGGGFGGKADSTGLAGGGGGGGSGGGVVLEAHRLLLSGSAVLTANGGGAGEGGGASNDGNNGGDGSRSSASVAVGGSNALNYGGDGGNGGSRSLSPEQGNPGWKFAGEGGGGGGGGGGSVGHIRLRSVTPCSIDGASVISPNTDRQCPL